One window from the genome of Echinicola vietnamensis DSM 17526 encodes:
- the rlmD gene encoding 23S rRNA (uracil(1939)-C(5))-methyltransferase RlmD, giving the protein MSRKMKNKVLKNLTIERIASEGKCIAHYDGKVVFVQNVAPGDVVDVRIRRGKSSFMEGDAIHIHEYSKDRVAPFCSHFGVCGGCKWQHINYDLQMNYKRQQVVDQFQRIAKVPIPEVLPIIGSGDTQYYRNKLDFTFSNNRWLTREQIDSGEEFERNALGFHIPKRFDKIVDVDHCYLQGGLSNEVRNALREFALENSLTFFDMIKQNGLLRNLIIRTTTTDETMVIVQFGENHPEQIEQVMDFLAGRFPSITSLLYIINLKKNETFHDQEIHTFMGRDYIIEEMEGLQFRIGPKSFYQTNSKQAYELYKVAREFASLQGNEVVYDLYTGTGTIANFIAKKAKQVIGIEYVEEAIEDAKLNAKENGLENTQFYAGDMKDMLTDEFIADHAAPDVIITDPPRAGMHEDVVNMLLKLAAPKIVYISCNPATQARDIALLGEKYSVDIVQPVDMFPQTYHVENVVLLTLK; this is encoded by the coding sequence CTGAAGGCAAGTGTATTGCTCATTATGATGGCAAAGTGGTGTTTGTACAAAATGTGGCTCCTGGAGATGTAGTGGACGTTAGGATCAGGCGAGGAAAAAGCAGCTTCATGGAAGGAGATGCCATCCATATCCATGAATACTCCAAAGACCGGGTGGCCCCATTTTGCTCCCATTTTGGGGTTTGTGGCGGATGCAAATGGCAGCACATCAACTACGACCTTCAAATGAACTATAAGCGGCAGCAGGTAGTGGACCAATTTCAACGAATAGCCAAAGTCCCCATTCCTGAAGTCCTGCCTATTATTGGTTCGGGAGACACTCAGTATTATCGTAATAAACTGGACTTTACATTCTCCAACAACCGATGGCTGACCAGAGAACAAATTGATTCGGGTGAAGAATTCGAACGAAATGCCCTAGGCTTTCACATTCCCAAGCGGTTTGATAAAATCGTGGATGTCGACCACTGCTACCTGCAAGGAGGACTATCCAATGAGGTCCGCAATGCTTTAAGGGAGTTTGCCCTTGAAAACAGCCTGACCTTTTTTGATATGATCAAGCAAAATGGCCTGCTCCGTAACCTCATCATCAGAACAACTACTACTGATGAAACCATGGTCATCGTCCAATTTGGCGAAAACCATCCTGAACAAATTGAGCAAGTCATGGATTTTCTTGCGGGGCGTTTCCCTTCCATAACTTCCCTGCTTTACATCATCAACCTGAAAAAGAATGAAACGTTCCATGATCAGGAGATTCATACCTTCATGGGCAGGGACTACATCATAGAAGAAATGGAGGGGCTACAGTTCCGTATCGGCCCCAAATCCTTTTACCAGACCAATTCCAAGCAAGCGTACGAATTATATAAAGTCGCCAGAGAATTTGCCAGTTTACAAGGGAATGAAGTAGTTTACGACCTATATACTGGTACAGGCACCATCGCGAACTTCATAGCAAAGAAGGCGAAACAGGTAATCGGCATCGAATATGTTGAAGAGGCCATTGAGGATGCCAAACTTAATGCAAAAGAAAATGGCCTGGAAAACACCCAGTTTTATGCTGGTGACATGAAGGACATGCTGACCGATGAATTCATTGCTGACCATGCCGCGCCTGATGTGATCATCACTGACCCTCCTCGAGCGGGAATGCATGAAGACGTAGTCAATATGCTACTAAAACTAGCCGCACCTAAAATCGTTTACATCAGCTGCAACCCTGCTACACAAGCACGGGACATTGCGCTTTTAGGGGAAAAATATAGTGTAGATATCGTTCAGCCAGTAGACATGTTTCCTCAAACATATCATGTGGAAAATGTAGTATTATTAACACTGAAATAG